A stretch of the Candidatus Hydrogenedentota bacterium genome encodes the following:
- a CDS encoding histidine phosphatase family protein, giving the protein MASRVIYLVRHAQHEADNPTGSELGGGLTQMGIMQAELTAKMLAQRPISSIHTSSLNRAEETARIIARETPGIGIQSTDLLWEAIPSMTPKLRAEMPNYTGQQVAQDRQRAEVAFRKYFKVAKRGDKHDVIVCHGNLIRYFLTMVLKAERDSWMRMDICNCGVTQVLVQQEGDMAILCHNDWSHLPRELRTSTLRPA; this is encoded by the coding sequence ATGGCGTCCAGGGTGATCTATCTTGTCCGGCACGCGCAGCACGAAGCGGACAACCCCACCGGTTCGGAGCTTGGGGGCGGACTCACGCAGATGGGAATCATGCAGGCCGAACTGACGGCCAAGATGCTCGCGCAGCGCCCCATCTCCTCGATTCACACCAGTTCCCTGAACCGCGCCGAGGAGACGGCCCGCATTATCGCGCGGGAAACCCCCGGCATCGGCATACAGTCCACAGACCTGCTCTGGGAGGCCATTCCCTCCATGACCCCCAAACTGCGGGCGGAGATGCCCAATTACACGGGCCAGCAGGTGGCGCAGGACCGCCAGCGGGCTGAGGTGGCGTTCCGCAAATATTTCAAGGTCGCGAAACGCGGGGACAAGCATGATGTGATCGTGTGCCACGGCAACCTCATCCGCTATTTCCTCACCATGGTGCTCAAGGCGGAGCGTGACAGTTGGATGCGGATGGACATCTGCAACTGCGGGGTGACCCAGGTGCTGGTGCAGCAGGAGGGGGACATGGCCATACTGTGCCACAATGACTGGTCGCACCTGCCGCGCGAACTGCGCACCTCGACCCTGCGCCCCGCCTGA
- a CDS encoding Bro-N domain-containing protein gives MDNERSLVTFEKHAIRRFYDEASKTWFFSVVDVVGALSDSVNPRDYWFKMKIRVKTEDGFELSTICRQLKLKAPDGKMRETDCANTEGLLRIIQSIPSPKAEPFKQWLAKVGYERIQDMSDPARSLDRARDYWRQRGRSEKWIQQRMMGQETRNKLTDYWKDHEIKGEEEYAILTNIIHQEWTGVTVKRHKAIKGLQTENLRDHMSEAELIFTALAELSTRQIAESVEATGMAENAEAGKKGGGIAKKARLELEQKTGRSVVTGENFLPPTEPEKKKGLKDGRSGNQR, from the coding sequence ATGGATAACGAACGGTCTCTGGTCACTTTTGAGAAACACGCGATACGGCGGTTTTATGACGAGGCATCCAAAACATGGTTTTTTTCCGTGGTGGATGTTGTCGGCGCATTGTCTGACAGCGTCAATCCAAGGGATTACTGGTTCAAGATGAAGATTCGGGTGAAAACGGAGGACGGATTTGAACTGTCGACAATTTGTCGACAGTTGAAGCTCAAGGCACCTGACGGAAAAATGCGGGAGACCGACTGCGCCAACACCGAGGGGTTGCTGCGGATCATACAGTCAATTCCGTCGCCCAAAGCCGAGCCGTTTAAACAGTGGCTGGCCAAGGTCGGCTATGAGCGGATTCAGGACATGAGTGACCCTGCACGCTCGCTCGACCGCGCCAGGGACTACTGGAGGCAGCGTGGCCGCAGCGAAAAGTGGATCCAGCAGCGGATGATGGGTCAGGAAACCCGCAACAAGCTAACGGACTACTGGAAAGACCATGAGATCAAGGGTGAAGAGGAATATGCCATCCTGACCAACATCATTCACCAGGAATGGACCGGGGTTACGGTCAAGAGGCACAAGGCCATCAAGGGGCTTCAAACCGAGAATCTGCGCGACCACATGAGCGAGGCGGAGTTGATCTTCACCGCGCTGGCGGAGCTTTCAACCCGCCAGATTGCCGAAAGTGTGGAGGCAACCGGCATGGCCGAGAATGCGGAGGCGGGTAAGAAAGGCGGCGGTATCGCGAAGAAGGCGCGCCTTGAACTGGAACAGAAAACCGGAAGAAGCGTGGTGACCGGGGAGAATTTCCTGCCACCGACGGAGCCTGAAAAGAAAAAAGGGCTCAAGGATGGGCGGAGCGGAAACCAACGCTGA